A section of the Harmonia axyridis chromosome 2, icHarAxyr1.1, whole genome shotgun sequence genome encodes:
- the LOC123673531 gene encoding protein LSM14 homolog B-A isoform X9, which yields MSTGMPELGSKISLISKADIRYEGRLFTVDPQECTIALSSVRSFGTEERETSCPIPAQNQVYDYILFRGSDIKDIRVLNSVPPQALNDPAIMQLSVPPSLGHQQFGGHPVVGHMSVPSMAQYGGAFGGMGIGTMPSGLAPGMGVPNRGLSSKQNAFLDNIIGASRSTTPVSLHSHKSSGVDQSVQTGNSSKKDDKKGSMQGQNQQRNDSRRRGSRSQDRKDTRGQSLGTGDGQDQSQNRQQYNRGIRNQNYQNYGYQPRDQGMNQRGGWIQRGPPRPRGGNRPRGGQGGYRPMNQNQGGLNPNQQGGRKKNTLKFDNDYDFDKANTEFEELRSQLSKLKIDEASTTVPPKPEVPVVTTPTVVNGESEKKDDSGNETGAGETEQEEEHEVFYDKKKSFFDKISCEAVERAKGKTQRTDWRQERKLNSETFGVAATRRGNFRGRGGFRGGMGYRGGFRSGYRPQQQRRDQGGPANN from the exons ATGAGTACGGGAATGCCGGAGCTGGGCTCCAAAATAAGTCTAATATCTAAGGCAGATATTAGATATGAGGGACGTTTATTTACTGTTGACCCCCAAGAATGTACTATAGCTTTATCTTCCG tgAGGTCTTTTGGAACTGAAGAAAGGGAGACATCATGTCCTATTCCAGCACAGAATCAAGTATACGATTACATTTTATTCCGTGGGTCAGACATCAAAGATATAAGGGTGCTTAACAGTGTTCCACCACAagctctcaatgatcctgctatAATGCAGCTCTCGGTACCTCCATCATTAGGTCATCAGCAGTTTGGGGGACACCCTGTTGTTGGACACATGTCTGTTCCATCGATGGCACAATATGGAGGAGCATTCGGAGGTATGGGAATAGGTACCATGCCCAGTGGTTTAGCTCCTGGCATGGGTGTACCTAATAGAGGCTTATCAAGTAAACAAA ATGCATTTTTAGATAACATAATTGGAGCCTCCAGAAGTACAACACCAGTCAGTTTACATTCTCATAAGTCATCAGGTGTTGACCAAAGTGTACAAACGGGAAATTCCTCTAAGAAAGACGATAAAAAAGGTTCAATGCAGGGTCAAAATCAACAAAGGAACGATTCTAGAAGGAGAGGTTCAAGGTCACAAGATAGGAAGGATACTAGGGGTCAATCTTTAGGAACTGGCGATGGGCAG GATCAATCACAGAATCGTCAGCAATACAATAGGGGTATTAGGAACCAGAATTACCAAAATTATGGCTATCAACCCAGAGATCAGGGTATGAACCAGAGGGGTGGTTGGATTCAAAGAGGACCCCCAAGACCACGTGGTGGCAATAGGCCGAGAGGAGGACAGGGTGGCTACCGACCTATGAATCAGAATCAAGGTGGACTGAATCCCAATCAACAGGGTGGTAGGAAGAAGAACACACTCAAATTTGACAATGATTATGATTTCGACAAAGCGAATACAGAATTCGAAGAATTACGAAGTCAGTTGTCAAAA ttgaaaatagaCGAAGCTAGCACTACAGTTCCCCCAAAACCTGAAGTACCTGTCGTCACTACTCCTACCGTCGTCAATGGAGAAAGTGAGAAAAAAGATGATTCTGGTAATGAGACTGGAGCAGGTGAAACGGAGCAAGAAGAAGAACACGAGGTATTTTACGATAAGAAGAAATCCTTCTTTGATAAAATATCATGTGAGGCAGTCGAGAGGGCCAAGGGTAAAACGCAAAGGACGGATTGGCGTCAGGAACGAAAGCTCAATTCGGAAACGTTTGGAGTTGCGGCGACTCGCAGAGGAAA TTTCAGAGGGCGTGGTGGTTTCCGAGGAGGTATGGGTTATAGAGGTGGCTTCAGATCGGGATACAGGCCTCAGCAGCAACGGAGGGATCAAGGAGGCCCAG CCAACAATTGA
- the LOC123673531 gene encoding protein LSM14 homolog B isoform X1, translated as MSTGMPELGSKISLISKADIRYEGRLFTVDPQECTIALSSVRSFGTEERETSCPIPAQNQVYDYILFRGSDIKDIRVLNSVPPQALNDPAIMQLSVPPSLGHQQFGGHPVVGHMSVPSMAQYGGAFGGMGIGTMPSGLAPGMGVPNRGLSSKQSELIMPGSTTECVNVISPHVEPIRPTTNDAFLDNIIGASRSTTPVSLHSHKSSGVDQSVQTGNSSKKDDKKGSMQGQNQQRNDSRRRGSRSQDRKDTRGQSLGTGDGQDQSQNRQQYNRGIRNQNYQNYGYQPRDQGMNQRGGWIQRGPPRPRGGNRPRGGQGGYRPMNQNQGGLNPNQQGGRKKNTLKFDNDYDFDKANTEFEELRSQLSKLKIDEASTTVPPKPEVPVVTTPTVVNGESEKKDDSGNETGAGETEQEEEHEVFYDKKKSFFDKISCEAVERAKGKTQRTDWRQERKLNSETFGVAATRRGNFRGRGGFRGGMGYRGGFRSGYRPQQQRRDQGGPGKVTYPILHYKVPSRTSVVEDAPSEKTTVVDSTETKVQEVEPPKVEVLDLTNLIETIETCTGLAEESANQTNNPAVEVEVDANN; from the exons ATGAGTACGGGAATGCCGGAGCTGGGCTCCAAAATAAGTCTAATATCTAAGGCAGATATTAGATATGAGGGACGTTTATTTACTGTTGACCCCCAAGAATGTACTATAGCTTTATCTTCCG tgAGGTCTTTTGGAACTGAAGAAAGGGAGACATCATGTCCTATTCCAGCACAGAATCAAGTATACGATTACATTTTATTCCGTGGGTCAGACATCAAAGATATAAGGGTGCTTAACAGTGTTCCACCACAagctctcaatgatcctgctatAATGCAGCTCTCGGTACCTCCATCATTAGGTCATCAGCAGTTTGGGGGACACCCTGTTGTTGGACACATGTCTGTTCCATCGATGGCACAATATGGAGGAGCATTCGGAGGTATGGGAATAGGTACCATGCCCAGTGGTTTAGCTCCTGGCATGGGTGTACCTAATAGAGGCTTATCAAGTAAACAAAGTGAGTTGATCATGCCAGGTTCTACTACTGAATGTGTCAATGTAATTTCTCCACACGTTGAACCCATCAGGCCCACTACAAAtg ATGCATTTTTAGATAACATAATTGGAGCCTCCAGAAGTACAACACCAGTCAGTTTACATTCTCATAAGTCATCAGGTGTTGACCAAAGTGTACAAACGGGAAATTCCTCTAAGAAAGACGATAAAAAAGGTTCAATGCAGGGTCAAAATCAACAAAGGAACGATTCTAGAAGGAGAGGTTCAAGGTCACAAGATAGGAAGGATACTAGGGGTCAATCTTTAGGAACTGGCGATGGGCAG GATCAATCACAGAATCGTCAGCAATACAATAGGGGTATTAGGAACCAGAATTACCAAAATTATGGCTATCAACCCAGAGATCAGGGTATGAACCAGAGGGGTGGTTGGATTCAAAGAGGACCCCCAAGACCACGTGGTGGCAATAGGCCGAGAGGAGGACAGGGTGGCTACCGACCTATGAATCAGAATCAAGGTGGACTGAATCCCAATCAACAGGGTGGTAGGAAGAAGAACACACTCAAATTTGACAATGATTATGATTTCGACAAAGCGAATACAGAATTCGAAGAATTACGAAGTCAGTTGTCAAAA ttgaaaatagaCGAAGCTAGCACTACAGTTCCCCCAAAACCTGAAGTACCTGTCGTCACTACTCCTACCGTCGTCAATGGAGAAAGTGAGAAAAAAGATGATTCTGGTAATGAGACTGGAGCAGGTGAAACGGAGCAAGAAGAAGAACACGAGGTATTTTACGATAAGAAGAAATCCTTCTTTGATAAAATATCATGTGAGGCAGTCGAGAGGGCCAAGGGTAAAACGCAAAGGACGGATTGGCGTCAGGAACGAAAGCTCAATTCGGAAACGTTTGGAGTTGCGGCGACTCGCAGAGGAAA TTTCAGAGGGCGTGGTGGTTTCCGAGGAGGTATGGGTTATAGAGGTGGCTTCAGATCGGGATACAGGCCTCAGCAGCAACGGAGGGATCAAGGAGGCCCAGGTAAAGTGACCTATCCGATTTTGCATTACAAGGTACCTTCTCGCACGTCGGTTGTAGAAGACGCTCCTTCTGAAAAAACCACAGTTGTCGATTCGACAGAGACCAAGGTCCAAGAGGTCGAACCACCTAAAGTGGAAGTTCTTGACTTGACCAATTTGATCGAGACGATCGAAACATGTACTGGGCTTGCTGAGGAATCGGCCAACCAAACGAACAACCCGGCCGTTGAAGTTGAAGTCGACG CCAACAATTGA
- the LOC123673531 gene encoding protein LSM14 homolog B-B isoform X2, which yields MSTGMPELGSKISLISKADIRYEGRLFTVDPQECTIALSSVRSFGTEERETSCPIPAQNQVYDYILFRGSDIKDIRVLNSVPPQALNDPAIMQLSVPPSLGHQQFGGHPVVGHMSVPSMAQYGGAFGGMGIGTMPSGLAPGMGVPNRGLSSKQSELIMPGSTTECVNVISPHVEPIRPTTNDNIIGASRSTTPVSLHSHKSSGVDQSVQTGNSSKKDDKKGSMQGQNQQRNDSRRRGSRSQDRKDTRGQSLGTGDGQDQSQNRQQYNRGIRNQNYQNYGYQPRDQGMNQRGGWIQRGPPRPRGGNRPRGGQGGYRPMNQNQGGLNPNQQGGRKKNTLKFDNDYDFDKANTEFEELRSQLSKLKIDEASTTVPPKPEVPVVTTPTVVNGESEKKDDSGNETGAGETEQEEEHEVFYDKKKSFFDKISCEAVERAKGKTQRTDWRQERKLNSETFGVAATRRGNFRGRGGFRGGMGYRGGFRSGYRPQQQRRDQGGPGKVTYPILHYKVPSRTSVVEDAPSEKTTVVDSTETKVQEVEPPKVEVLDLTNLIETIETCTGLAEESANQTNNPAVEVEVDANN from the exons ATGAGTACGGGAATGCCGGAGCTGGGCTCCAAAATAAGTCTAATATCTAAGGCAGATATTAGATATGAGGGACGTTTATTTACTGTTGACCCCCAAGAATGTACTATAGCTTTATCTTCCG tgAGGTCTTTTGGAACTGAAGAAAGGGAGACATCATGTCCTATTCCAGCACAGAATCAAGTATACGATTACATTTTATTCCGTGGGTCAGACATCAAAGATATAAGGGTGCTTAACAGTGTTCCACCACAagctctcaatgatcctgctatAATGCAGCTCTCGGTACCTCCATCATTAGGTCATCAGCAGTTTGGGGGACACCCTGTTGTTGGACACATGTCTGTTCCATCGATGGCACAATATGGAGGAGCATTCGGAGGTATGGGAATAGGTACCATGCCCAGTGGTTTAGCTCCTGGCATGGGTGTACCTAATAGAGGCTTATCAAGTAAACAAAGTGAGTTGATCATGCCAGGTTCTACTACTGAATGTGTCAATGTAATTTCTCCACACGTTGAACCCATCAGGCCCACTACAAAtg ATAACATAATTGGAGCCTCCAGAAGTACAACACCAGTCAGTTTACATTCTCATAAGTCATCAGGTGTTGACCAAAGTGTACAAACGGGAAATTCCTCTAAGAAAGACGATAAAAAAGGTTCAATGCAGGGTCAAAATCAACAAAGGAACGATTCTAGAAGGAGAGGTTCAAGGTCACAAGATAGGAAGGATACTAGGGGTCAATCTTTAGGAACTGGCGATGGGCAG GATCAATCACAGAATCGTCAGCAATACAATAGGGGTATTAGGAACCAGAATTACCAAAATTATGGCTATCAACCCAGAGATCAGGGTATGAACCAGAGGGGTGGTTGGATTCAAAGAGGACCCCCAAGACCACGTGGTGGCAATAGGCCGAGAGGAGGACAGGGTGGCTACCGACCTATGAATCAGAATCAAGGTGGACTGAATCCCAATCAACAGGGTGGTAGGAAGAAGAACACACTCAAATTTGACAATGATTATGATTTCGACAAAGCGAATACAGAATTCGAAGAATTACGAAGTCAGTTGTCAAAA ttgaaaatagaCGAAGCTAGCACTACAGTTCCCCCAAAACCTGAAGTACCTGTCGTCACTACTCCTACCGTCGTCAATGGAGAAAGTGAGAAAAAAGATGATTCTGGTAATGAGACTGGAGCAGGTGAAACGGAGCAAGAAGAAGAACACGAGGTATTTTACGATAAGAAGAAATCCTTCTTTGATAAAATATCATGTGAGGCAGTCGAGAGGGCCAAGGGTAAAACGCAAAGGACGGATTGGCGTCAGGAACGAAAGCTCAATTCGGAAACGTTTGGAGTTGCGGCGACTCGCAGAGGAAA TTTCAGAGGGCGTGGTGGTTTCCGAGGAGGTATGGGTTATAGAGGTGGCTTCAGATCGGGATACAGGCCTCAGCAGCAACGGAGGGATCAAGGAGGCCCAGGTAAAGTGACCTATCCGATTTTGCATTACAAGGTACCTTCTCGCACGTCGGTTGTAGAAGACGCTCCTTCTGAAAAAACCACAGTTGTCGATTCGACAGAGACCAAGGTCCAAGAGGTCGAACCACCTAAAGTGGAAGTTCTTGACTTGACCAATTTGATCGAGACGATCGAAACATGTACTGGGCTTGCTGAGGAATCGGCCAACCAAACGAACAACCCGGCCGTTGAAGTTGAAGTCGACG CCAACAATTGA